A stretch of the Pseudomonas sp. ACM7 genome encodes the following:
- the ppc gene encoding phosphoenolpyruvate carboxylase has protein sequence MTDIDARLREDVHLLGELLGNTIREQYGDGFLDKIEQIRKGAKADRRGSMDAELSASLNQLSEEELLPVARAFNQFLNLANIAEQYQLIHRREESQPAPFEARVLPELLARLSAEGHGAESLARQLGRLEIELVLTAHPTEVARRTLIQKYDAIAAQLAAQDHRDLTTAECEQIHTKLQRLIAEAWHTEEIRRTRPTPVDEAKWGFAVIEHSLWQAIPNYLRKADKALHDATGLHLPLEAAPIRFASWMGGDRDGNPNVTAAVTREVLLLARWMAADLYLRDVDRLAAELSMQQASDELKAKAGDSAEPYRAVLKQLRERLRATRNWAHASLTTTTPAPADVLQNNRELLDPLELCYHSLHECGMGVIADGPLLDCLRRAVTFGLFLVRLDVRQDSTRHTAAMTEITDYLGLGRYEDWSEEERIVFLMRELNNRRPLLPAYFKPSADTAEVMATCREIAAAPGASLGSYVISMAGAASDVLAVQLLLKESGVLRPMRVVPLFETLADLDNAGPVIEKLLLLPGYRARLQGPQEVMIGYSDSAKDAGTTAAAWAQYRAQERLVDICREQQVELLLFHGRGGTVGRGGGPAHAAILSQPPGSVAGRFRTTEQGEMIRFKFGLPDIAEQNLNLYLAAVLEATLLPPPPPEPAWRNLMDELAADGVSAYRAVVRENPQFVEYFRQSTPEQELGRLPLGSRPAKRRAGGIESLRAIPWIFGWTQTRLMLPAWLGWEAALSKALERGEGELLGQMREQWPFFRTRIDMLEMVLAKADADIARSYDERLVEPDLLPLGAHLRDLLSQACSVVLGLTGQSQLLAHSPATLEFIRLRNTYLDPLHLLQAELLARSRQQEVAQGSPVEQALLVSVAGIAAGLRNTG, from the coding sequence ATGACCGATATTGATGCACGCTTGCGCGAGGATGTTCACCTGTTGGGTGAGCTGTTGGGCAACACCATTCGCGAGCAGTACGGGGACGGTTTTCTCGACAAGATCGAGCAGATCCGCAAAGGCGCCAAGGCCGACCGTCGCGGTTCGATGGACGCTGAACTGAGCGCCAGCCTCAACCAATTGAGCGAAGAAGAGTTGCTGCCGGTGGCGCGGGCGTTCAACCAGTTTCTCAACCTGGCCAATATCGCCGAGCAATATCAGCTGATTCACCGTCGCGAAGAGTCGCAGCCTGCACCGTTCGAGGCGCGGGTACTACCGGAACTGCTCGCCCGCCTGAGCGCTGAAGGTCATGGCGCCGAATCCCTGGCCCGGCAACTGGGACGGCTGGAGATCGAACTGGTCCTCACCGCTCACCCGACTGAAGTGGCGCGCCGCACGCTGATCCAGAAGTACGACGCGATTGCCGCACAACTGGCCGCCCAGGACCATCGCGACCTGACCACCGCCGAATGCGAGCAGATCCACACGAAGTTGCAGCGTCTGATCGCCGAGGCCTGGCACACCGAAGAAATCCGTCGCACCCGCCCAACCCCGGTGGATGAAGCCAAGTGGGGCTTCGCAGTGATCGAGCATTCGCTGTGGCAGGCGATTCCCAACTATTTGCGCAAGGCTGATAAAGCCCTGCATGACGCCACTGGCCTGCACCTTCCACTGGAGGCCGCACCGATTCGCTTTGCCTCGTGGATGGGCGGCGACCGGGACGGCAACCCCAACGTGACCGCTGCCGTAACCCGTGAAGTCTTGCTGCTGGCGCGGTGGATGGCCGCGGACTTGTACCTGCGCGATGTCGATCGCCTGGCGGCCGAGTTGTCGATGCAGCAGGCCAGCGATGAATTGAAGGCCAAGGCCGGGGACAGCGCCGAACCTTACCGTGCGGTGCTTAAACAGCTGCGTGAACGCCTGCGCGCGACGCGTAACTGGGCTCACGCCTCCTTGACGACGACCACGCCGGCACCCGCCGATGTGTTGCAAAACAATCGCGAGCTGCTCGATCCGCTGGAGCTGTGCTACCACTCGCTGCATGAGTGCGGCATGGGCGTGATCGCTGATGGGCCGCTGCTCGATTGCCTGCGCCGGGCGGTGACGTTCGGGCTGTTCCTGGTGCGGCTCGATGTGCGTCAGGACTCGACGCGACATACCGCGGCGATGACCGAGATCACCGATTACCTGGGCCTGGGGCGCTACGAGGACTGGAGCGAGGAAGAGCGCATCGTCTTCCTGATGCGTGAGCTGAACAACCGCCGGCCGTTACTGCCGGCGTACTTCAAGCCATCGGCGGACACCGCTGAAGTGATGGCGACCTGCCGGGAAATCGCTGCGGCACCGGGTGCATCGCTCGGTTCTTATGTGATCTCCATGGCCGGCGCCGCTTCCGACGTGCTGGCCGTGCAACTGCTGCTCAAAGAGTCTGGCGTGTTGCGGCCGATGCGCGTGGTGCCGCTGTTCGAAACCCTTGCCGACCTCGACAACGCCGGCCCGGTGATTGAAAAGCTCTTGCTGCTTCCGGGTTATCGCGCGCGCTTGCAAGGGCCGCAGGAAGTGATGATCGGCTACTCCGACTCGGCCAAGGATGCCGGCACTACCGCGGCGGCCTGGGCGCAGTATCGGGCGCAGGAGCGCTTGGTCGACATCTGCCGCGAGCAGCAAGTGGAACTGCTGTTGTTCCACGGTCGCGGTGGCACCGTGGGTCGCGGCGGCGGCCCGGCACACGCGGCGATTCTGTCGCAACCGCCGGGTTCGGTGGCGGGGCGTTTCCGTACCACCGAGCAGGGGGAAATGATTCGTTTCAAATTCGGCCTGCCGGACATCGCCGAGCAGAACCTCAATCTGTATCTGGCAGCGGTATTGGAAGCGACCTTGCTACCGCCGCCGCCACCGGAGCCTGCCTGGCGCAATCTGATGGACGAATTGGCCGCCGACGGTGTCAGCGCTTATCGCGCCGTGGTGCGGGAAAATCCGCAATTCGTTGAGTATTTCCGCCAGTCCACCCCGGAGCAGGAACTGGGACGCTTGCCGTTGGGCAGTCGCCCGGCCAAGCGCCGCGCTGGCGGGATTGAAAGCCTGCGGGCGATCCCGTGGATCTTCGGCTGGACCCAGACGCGTCTGATGTTGCCGGCGTGGCTCGGCTGGGAAGCGGCGCTGAGCAAGGCGCTGGAGCGCGGCGAAGGCGAGCTGCTGGGGCAGATGCGCGAGCAGTGGCCGTTCTTCCGCACGCGCATCGATATGCTGGAAATGGTGTTGGCCAAGGCCGATGCCGATATCGCCCGGTCTTACGATGAGCGTTTGGTCGAGCCGGATCTGCTCCCTTTGGGGGCGCATTT